In Oncorhynchus gorbuscha isolate QuinsamMale2020 ecotype Even-year linkage group LG02, OgorEven_v1.0, whole genome shotgun sequence, a single genomic region encodes these proteins:
- the castor2 gene encoding cytosolic arginine sensor for mTORC1 subunit 2, producing the protein MMELHILEHSLKVASIAKEGIQICTHGLIKLAFLPSKTRCKFFSLTETPEDYTIIVDEEGFKELPESEHLSVAEATWLALNVVSGGGSATNSQPIGVTKIAKSVIAPLADHNISVFMLSTYQTDFILVRERDLPMVMHTLSSEFTLLRVINGETVAANSLGVTNGFVKPKLVPRPIIHPLSSPSNMFCVTSLDPDTLPSVATLLMDVMFYSGGMKEPGASSEDSGHIRFFSFSLIEGYISLVMDEQTTPRFPNNVLFTSASGELWKMVRIGGQPLGFDECGIVAQISEPLATADIPAYYISTFKFDHALVPEENIQSVIGALRTNESAGQ; encoded by the exons ATGATGGAGTTGCATATTTTAGAACACAGCTTGAAAGTAGCGAGTATAGCAAAAGAGGGCATTCAGATTTGCACTCACGGATTAATCAAACTCGCCTTCTTGCCCTCTAAAACAAG ATGCAAGTTTTTCAGTTTGACGGAAACTCCGGAGGATTATACCATTATCGTCGATGAGGAAGGCTTCAAAG AACTGCCCGAGTCGGAGCACCTTAGTGTCGCCGAGGCCACGTGGTTGGCTCTCAACGTGGTGTCGGGGGGCGGGAGCGCCACCAACTCTCAACCAATCGGAGTCACCAAAATAGCCAAGTCTGTCATTGCCCCCCTGGCAGACCACAACATTTCTGTGTTTATGCTGTCTACCTATCAGACTGACTTTATCTTG GTTCGAGAGCGGGACCTGCCCATGGTCATGCACACCCTGTCTTCTGAGTTCACCCTGCTGAGGGTGATCAATGGAGAGACCGTGGCCGCCAACAGCCTGGGAGTCACCAACGGCTTTGTCAAGCCTAAACTCG TGCCCCGTCCCATCATCCACCCTCTTTCCAGCCCCAGTAACATGTTCTGTGTGACCAGCCTGGACCCGGACACACTGCCCTCGGTGGCCACCCTGCTCATGGACGTCATGTTCTACTCAGGCGG CATGAAGGAGCCCGGGGCGTCTAGCGAGGACTCTGGTCACATCcgcttcttctccttctctctgattGAGGGCTACATCTCTCTGGTCATGGATGAGCAGACCACACCACG GTTTCCAAACAATGTCCTCTTCACTAGTGCTTCAGGGGAGCTTTGGAAAATGGTTCGCATTGGAGGACAGCCTTTAGGATTTG ACGAGTGCGGTATTGTGGCTCAAATATCGGAACCCCTGGCGACTGCTGACATTCCAGCTTATTACATCAGTACCTTCAAGTTTGACCATGCCCTG GTCCCAGAAGAAAACATCCAGAGTGTGATTGGAGCTTTGAGGACCAATGAGAGCGCAGGACAGTGA